A region from the Leptospira venezuelensis genome encodes:
- a CDS encoding phosphoethanolamine transferase, protein MGTINKKNILEIFSRYSVWVLPAVILISDIIVRDEILPTFKPLQWAFYFLSFIYSVILYSAAIILLRILYQQKSKIAYYIVFSLILSFYVGTLLGSYGYYAYTGIMPNFFVFSFIFHEPLNSWTIVEGGFTKSSLVFGLIAFIVLGASLWFTTIKEPLKYRFQMPVRIGVVIVFLAISGFLHNNTRFNDQVYVSDTNTIAFVWRNLYNQLTGDSLGSAGLQSRNQPRLPQMGSNPKFNVLFVVTESLRKGSLGVYGYERNTTPFMSKFAQTADRSQYFLFKRAYSNSSSTLLSFPSILTGVSPSQPVPMTHTYPLFWEYGKSAGLSTFYITSHNLQWNNFEGFFKNSGIDFLWDKEKSGLKVFNDIGIDDRETVKEFKRYLTGFKNSGKRFAGVLHFNTNHFPYIVPEDSRFFAVDSVPDQYDNSVRHMDSLLEDVYAYLKKEGFLENTVVIFTSDHGESLFEHDYLGHIDSNYVETVAIPMLLYIPNSLKESVNLQAIRRNTDKPVSNTDLIPTFIDILNLENNSAIKRYASNLEGKSLLRDIYGDRRIIITNNNEISLYKVGISYIKGNYHYIMNLNSNPSKERLFDLSKDPKELKDLWAEASEENRINFREVVKDCRVCVELFTSQGLQYKASEEDLETAELKRNSLKPTAF, encoded by the coding sequence ATGGGAACTATAAATAAAAAAAATATACTAGAGATATTCTCCCGTTATTCTGTCTGGGTTTTGCCTGCAGTAATACTAATTTCAGACATCATTGTCAGAGATGAGATATTACCTACTTTTAAACCTTTGCAGTGGGCGTTTTATTTTCTCTCATTCATTTATTCGGTAATTCTATATTCTGCCGCGATCATTCTCCTCAGAATACTCTACCAACAAAAATCTAAGATAGCATACTATATCGTATTCTCTCTGATCTTGTCTTTTTACGTCGGAACATTATTAGGTTCTTATGGTTACTACGCGTATACAGGGATCATGCCTAATTTCTTCGTGTTCTCTTTTATATTCCATGAACCATTGAACAGTTGGACAATTGTTGAAGGAGGATTTACCAAATCCTCCTTAGTCTTCGGACTTATCGCCTTTATCGTTTTAGGTGCTTCTCTTTGGTTCACTACAATAAAGGAACCTTTAAAGTATAGATTCCAAATGCCTGTGCGGATCGGAGTGGTGATCGTTTTTTTGGCGATCAGCGGATTCTTACATAATAATACCAGATTTAATGACCAAGTATATGTTTCTGATACAAACACGATCGCATTCGTATGGAGAAACTTATACAATCAACTAACGGGAGATAGTTTAGGATCAGCAGGATTACAATCCAGGAACCAACCTAGACTTCCTCAAATGGGTTCTAACCCTAAATTCAATGTTCTATTTGTAGTAACAGAAAGTTTAAGGAAAGGAAGTTTAGGAGTATATGGTTACGAAAGAAATACCACTCCTTTCATGTCAAAATTCGCACAAACTGCGGATCGCAGCCAATACTTCCTATTTAAAAGGGCATATTCAAATTCGAGTTCTACTCTTCTATCTTTTCCGAGTATATTAACGGGTGTCTCTCCTTCTCAACCAGTTCCAATGACTCATACTTATCCATTATTCTGGGAGTATGGAAAATCCGCAGGACTATCTACATTCTATATCACTAGCCATAACCTTCAGTGGAATAATTTCGAAGGATTTTTTAAAAACTCAGGGATCGATTTCCTCTGGGATAAAGAAAAAAGCGGCCTAAAAGTATTTAACGATATCGGGATCGATGATCGAGAAACAGTAAAAGAATTCAAAAGATATCTTACAGGATTCAAGAATTCAGGTAAAAGATTCGCAGGTGTTTTACACTTCAATACAAATCACTTTCCTTATATAGTCCCAGAAGATTCTCGATTCTTTGCAGTAGATTCTGTCCCAGACCAGTATGATAACTCTGTTCGTCATATGGATAGCCTTCTGGAAGATGTTTATGCTTATCTTAAGAAAGAAGGTTTCTTAGAGAATACTGTAGTGATCTTTACTTCAGATCATGGGGAATCTCTTTTTGAGCATGATTACCTGGGACATATAGATAGCAACTATGTAGAAACTGTAGCGATCCCAATGTTGTTATATATCCCTAATTCTCTGAAAGAGTCAGTGAATCTACAAGCAATACGCAGAAACACAGATAAACCTGTTTCGAATACGGATCTGATCCCTACATTCATAGATATTCTGAATCTAGAAAATAATTCAGCAATCAAGAGATATGCATCAAATCTAGAAGGTAAATCCTTGCTTAGAGATATTTATGGAGATCGCAGGATCATTATCACTAATAATAACGAGATCTCTCTGTATAAAGTTGGGATCAGCTATATTAAGGGAAATTATCATTATATAATGAATCTGAATTCTAATCCTTCTAAAGAACGTCTATTCGATCTTTCTAAAGATCCGAAAGAGTTGAAAGATCTTTGGGCAGAAGCTAGTGAAGAGAACAGGATCAACTTTAGAGAAGTAGTAAAAGACTGTAGAGTCTGTGTGGAACTATTCACGTCCCAAGGTTTGCAATATAAAGCTTCAGAAGAAGACCTGGAAACCGCTGAACTGAAAAGAAATTCTCTTAAACCTACAGCATTTTAA
- a CDS encoding phosphoadenylyl-sulfate reductase produces the protein MSPSDLEAKLNGLSLEDSLAKISQDFPGQAVFSTSFGLEDQVITHAIYSQNLDIRIFTLDTGRLFTETYELHKRTNGMYGKRIQTFFPDAQAVEDLINEKGPDSFYDSIENRKECCHIRKVVPLNRALEGAKIWITGIRNDQSGSRENLTKVELDAGRDILKFHPILDWSWEKVQQYVQDKHIPYNPLHDKGYPSIGCAPCTRAVMAGEDFRAGRWWWENESTKECGLHWVDGKLVRKKGSEV, from the coding sequence ATGAGTCCATCCGATCTGGAAGCAAAATTAAACGGTCTGAGCTTAGAAGATTCTCTGGCAAAAATCTCCCAAGATTTTCCGGGACAAGCAGTCTTTTCCACCAGCTTCGGCCTTGAAGATCAGGTTATTACTCACGCAATTTATTCCCAAAATTTGGACATTCGTATCTTTACATTGGATACCGGCAGATTGTTCACTGAAACTTATGAACTTCATAAACGTACGAATGGAATGTATGGTAAGCGTATCCAAACATTCTTCCCAGATGCACAAGCGGTAGAAGATTTAATCAATGAGAAGGGACCTGATTCCTTCTACGATTCTATAGAAAATAGAAAAGAATGTTGTCATATTCGTAAAGTTGTCCCTTTGAACAGAGCTTTAGAGGGAGCTAAAATTTGGATCACCGGAATTCGTAACGATCAATCTGGTTCCAGAGAAAATTTAACCAAAGTGGAGCTGGATGCAGGAAGGGATATTTTGAAATTCCATCCTATTCTGGATTGGTCTTGGGAGAAAGTACAACAGTACGTCCAAGATAAACATATTCCATACAATCCACTCCATGATAAGGGATATCCCAGTATCGGATGCGCTCCATGTACGAGAGCGGTCATGGCAGGCGAAGATTTTAGAGCCGGCCGTTGGTGGTGGGAGAATGAATCCACGAAAGAATGCGGACTGCATTGGGTGGATGGAAAACTGGTAAGAAAAAAAGGATCAGAAGTATGA
- the cysD gene encoding sulfate adenylyltransferase subunit CysD, whose amino-acid sequence MTTRTRLSHLQQLEAESIYILREVAAQFERPALLFSGGKDSITLVHLALKAFRPGKFPFPLVHIDTGHNFQEALQFRDDLANRIGEKLIVRYVQDSIDQGKAVEEKGKFPSRNAIQTVTLLDTIEEFKFDACIGGARRDEEKARAKERVFSVRDEFGSWDPKLQRPELWNIYNGKIHVGENVRVFPISNWTELDVWEYIKSENIPLPSLYFSHRRQIVWRENVVFPVSEFVTLDSSDKVEEKTVRFRTVGDMTCTAAVESEANSLDDIIREIQTSRTTERGSRLDDKRSEAAMEERKRGGYF is encoded by the coding sequence ATGACGACTAGAACTCGATTGTCGCATCTCCAACAACTAGAGGCGGAGTCCATTTATATACTTAGGGAAGTTGCCGCCCAATTTGAAAGACCTGCGCTTTTATTTTCAGGGGGGAAGGACTCGATCACCTTAGTCCATCTTGCACTGAAAGCATTCCGTCCAGGAAAGTTCCCGTTTCCTTTGGTACATATCGATACAGGTCATAACTTTCAGGAAGCATTACAATTTCGGGATGATCTTGCAAATCGTATCGGCGAAAAACTGATCGTTAGATACGTTCAGGATTCCATCGACCAAGGAAAAGCCGTAGAGGAAAAAGGAAAATTCCCAAGCAGAAACGCAATCCAAACAGTTACATTATTAGATACAATCGAAGAATTCAAATTTGATGCATGTATAGGTGGAGCCAGAAGAGATGAAGAGAAAGCCCGCGCAAAAGAAAGAGTATTCTCAGTGCGCGACGAGTTTGGTAGCTGGGATCCTAAATTGCAAAGACCTGAACTTTGGAATATATACAACGGAAAGATCCATGTGGGAGAGAACGTAAGAGTTTTCCCAATCAGCAACTGGACTGAGCTGGACGTTTGGGAATATATTAAATCTGAAAATATCCCTCTTCCTTCATTATATTTTTCTCATAGAAGACAAATCGTCTGGAGAGAGAATGTGGTATTCCCTGTTTCAGAATTTGTAACCTTAGATTCTTCTGATAAGGTAGAAGAGAAAACGGTACGTTTTAGAACCGTAGGTGATATGACTTGCACAGCAGCGGTGGAATCTGAAGCAAACTCTTTAGATGATATTATTCGCGAGATCCAGACTTCTAGAACAACCGAAAGAGGATCCAGATTGGATGATAAACGTTCGGAAGCAGCGATGGAAGAACGTAAAAGAGGCGGTTACTTCTGA
- a CDS encoding sulfate adenylyltransferase subunit 1: MDLLRFITAGSVDDGKSTLIGRLLYDSKSVFQDQLEAIEKTGQVNGQINLALLTDGLKAEREQGITIDVAYKYFSTPKRKFIIADAPGHIQYTRNMVTGASNSELAIILIDSRKGVIEQTYRHSYIASLLKIPHVVICVNKMDLVDFSKERFEEIVEDYKNFASDLDFKGLEFIPISALNGDNVVDPSPNMTWWKGKTLLGYLEDLEIEVDETKHEPRFPVQYVIRPQTEDHHDYRGYAGQVRSGVFKKGDEIAVLPSGLRSKIKSINTYESEVEEAFAPMSVTILLEDEIDISRGDMIVVDKHQPTVSQDLEAEVCWMDAKSLVPGNKYLLRQTTGSVKSAVKEISFRIDIQTHEKLESSQLALNEIGRIKIRTAKPIAFDSYSENRGTGSFVLVDEGTNNTVGAGMIVGAY; the protein is encoded by the coding sequence ATGGATTTATTACGTTTTATTACTGCAGGAAGTGTAGACGACGGAAAATCTACATTGATTGGTCGTCTTCTTTACGATAGCAAATCTGTATTCCAAGATCAGTTAGAGGCAATTGAAAAAACAGGCCAAGTAAATGGTCAGATCAATTTAGCCCTTCTTACAGATGGACTTAAGGCGGAAAGAGAACAAGGTATCACAATTGACGTGGCCTATAAATACTTCTCCACGCCTAAAAGAAAGTTTATCATAGCAGATGCTCCAGGGCATATCCAGTACACTCGAAACATGGTGACTGGTGCCTCTAATTCAGAACTTGCAATTATTCTGATCGATTCTCGTAAGGGAGTAATCGAACAAACTTACAGACATTCTTATATAGCTTCTCTATTAAAAATTCCTCATGTAGTTATCTGCGTGAATAAAATGGACTTGGTGGATTTTTCTAAAGAACGTTTTGAGGAAATAGTAGAAGATTATAAAAACTTTGCTTCTGATCTGGATTTTAAAGGCTTGGAATTCATCCCGATTTCCGCTTTGAACGGAGACAATGTTGTAGATCCTTCTCCAAACATGACTTGGTGGAAAGGTAAAACTCTTCTTGGCTATTTAGAAGATCTAGAAATCGAAGTGGACGAAACTAAACATGAACCTAGATTTCCGGTTCAATATGTTATCCGTCCTCAAACCGAAGATCATCACGACTATAGAGGGTATGCAGGTCAAGTTAGGAGTGGTGTTTTTAAAAAGGGAGATGAAATTGCAGTTCTTCCTAGTGGATTACGTTCTAAGATCAAATCTATCAACACATACGAAAGCGAAGTAGAGGAAGCTTTTGCTCCAATGTCTGTTACTATTTTACTCGAAGATGAAATAGATATTAGTCGCGGCGATATGATCGTAGTAGACAAACACCAACCTACCGTTTCTCAGGATCTGGAAGCTGAGGTCTGCTGGATGGATGCCAAGTCTTTGGTTCCAGGAAATAAATACCTTTTAAGACAGACTACAGGTTCTGTAAAATCAGCCGTTAAGGAAATCTCCTTTAGGATAGATATTCAAACTCACGAAAAATTGGAATCTTCTCAACTTGCGCTGAATGAGATCGGAAGGATCAAGATCAGAACGGCAAAACCGATCGCATTCGATAGTTATTCTGAAAATCGTGGAACGGGAAGTTTCGTTTTGGTGGATGAAGGTACCAATAATACAGTGGGTGCCGGGATGATCGTAGGAGCCTACTGA
- the cobA gene encoding uroporphyrinogen-III C-methyltransferase: protein MKTDIGKVYLVGAGPGNPELMTLKALKILEKAEVILYDALLDSSFLEYFPSSALVHYVGKRAGQHSATQEEIQELIVRYSLQGKTVVRLKGGDPFVFGRGGEELLTLRKYKIPYEIVPGVSALSAGSSGAGFPLTHRGLSRQVLIMDGHTVLQEDTDWKWFAEFKGTIALFMGTSSIEQISKNLINNGASSLVPVALVENASLKNQKTTVTSLGRIIEEGLSKQSSGPGIIYIGPVVHLIGENPELDFQGFASQGEEV, encoded by the coding sequence ATGAAGACCGATATTGGAAAAGTATATTTGGTGGGTGCAGGTCCCGGAAATCCGGAATTAATGACCTTAAAAGCCCTGAAAATATTAGAAAAAGCGGAAGTAATTCTGTACGACGCACTATTAGACTCTTCCTTTTTGGAATATTTTCCTTCTTCTGCACTAGTTCATTATGTAGGGAAAAGGGCAGGGCAGCATTCCGCAACTCAAGAAGAGATCCAGGAACTGATTGTTAGATATTCTCTCCAAGGTAAAACAGTAGTACGTTTGAAGGGAGGAGATCCTTTCGTATTCGGAAGAGGCGGAGAAGAATTACTCACTTTAAGAAAATATAAAATTCCTTACGAGATCGTTCCGGGCGTGAGTGCATTGAGTGCAGGATCTTCCGGAGCAGGTTTTCCTTTAACACATAGAGGATTGTCCAGACAGGTTTTGATCATGGATGGTCACACCGTTTTGCAAGAAGATACTGATTGGAAATGGTTTGCAGAGTTCAAGGGTACAATCGCTTTATTTATGGGAACTTCTTCCATTGAACAGATCTCCAAAAATTTGATCAATAACGGAGCTTCTTCTCTTGTTCCAGTAGCTTTGGTAGAGAACGCGAGTTTAAAAAACCAGAAGACAACTGTCACTAGTTTGGGAAGAATTATAGAAGAAGGTTTATCCAAACAAAGTTCAGGGCCTGGAATTATTTATATTGGTCCGGTTGTTCATTTGATCGGAGAAAATCCTGAATTGGACTTTCAGGGTTTTGCTTCCCAAGGAGAAGAAGTATGA
- a CDS encoding precorrin-2 dehydrogenase/sirohydrochlorin ferrochelatase family protein, with translation MNKLLPVFIKLENKKVLVVGGGNVALEKLQHLKETGCALTVISKEFKPETVRLLSSVKDAKIETREVQVSDLDGFDLVYSATNDRQTNRNLVEHAKQKKIWINCADDPSLCDFYSSAYFDRGPVRVAVSTQGGFAGLAGTIRTILEEILPEDHDQELENLLEIRNLSKRKLGDPEERKTALKFLLSEFKQKYLSTDTKS, from the coding sequence ATGAACAAACTTCTCCCTGTTTTTATAAAATTAGAAAATAAAAAGGTGTTAGTAGTGGGTGGCGGAAATGTTGCCCTCGAAAAATTACAACACCTAAAAGAAACCGGCTGTGCGCTCACAGTTATCTCTAAAGAATTCAAGCCGGAAACTGTCCGTTTACTTTCTTCCGTGAAAGATGCGAAGATAGAAACAAGAGAAGTTCAGGTTTCAGATCTGGACGGTTTTGATCTCGTATATTCTGCTACAAATGATAGGCAGACCAATCGTAACTTAGTAGAACACGCTAAGCAAAAGAAGATTTGGATCAATTGTGCAGATGATCCTTCTCTTTGTGATTTTTATTCTTCAGCATATTTTGATAGGGGGCCGGTTCGTGTGGCGGTCTCCACCCAAGGAGGGTTTGCGGGACTGGCCGGGACCATCCGCACTATTCTTGAAGAGATCCTTCCTGAGGACCATGATCAAGAATTGGAAAATTTATTAGAAATCCGTAATTTGAGCAAACGTAAACTAGGTGATCCGGAAGAAAGGAAAACTGCTCTCAAATTTTTGCTGAGCGAGTTTAAACAAAAATACTTATCAACGGATACGAAATCATAG
- a CDS encoding NADPH-dependent assimilatory sulfite reductase hemoprotein subunit yields MSEQKELSEVEHIKTASKGLRGKIGTAIETGADGFEEDDKQLIKFHGMYQQKDRDRRKDDAGEFIENPTSFMIRGRIPGGRLTSDQYLVWNDLGDKFGGGALRLTTRQSIQMHTILLKDLKPIMQAVHKVNLSTMGACGDVVRNVTQALNPWGNKELTQLDPIAQLLSDHFKYKSNAYAELWLGEKQLNKEDEPDPIYGTTYLPRKFKIAVTLAGNNSVDIYTNDMGFAATLDANGTIDGYFAFAGGGLGMTHNKAETYPRAADLLGWIPEKDLIPVAEGIVTSHRDFGDRTNRKHARLKYVLAEKGVEWFRSEVERRSGAKFDIDRKLPKWETPNYLGWTERADGTLALGFHTLSGRIKDFPEKPLKTALKDIISTFKLSVQVTADQDLVLMGIKKEDKEKLESKLKDYNINPASPKPLYDRALACPALPTCGLALTESERTFPQLLESIQKVIDKLDLNDRAPIVRMTGCPNGCARPYSAEIGIVGQQAGGKYSLFFGGNPEGTKVGDYVAKKVPFADIPVQLEKAFEVWKKEGNPDERFGDFAARYSLDKFRELLGAM; encoded by the coding sequence ATGTCAGAACAAAAAGAACTTAGCGAAGTCGAGCATATTAAAACCGCCTCTAAGGGACTAAGAGGAAAGATCGGTACTGCTATCGAAACAGGTGCAGATGGTTTCGAGGAAGACGATAAACAATTGATCAAATTCCACGGAATGTACCAGCAAAAGGACAGGGACCGTAGAAAAGATGACGCTGGAGAATTTATAGAAAATCCAACCTCTTTTATGATCCGCGGAAGGATCCCTGGAGGAAGACTTACTTCTGACCAATACTTGGTCTGGAACGATCTTGGCGATAAATTTGGCGGTGGCGCTCTACGTTTAACTACTAGACAATCCATCCAAATGCACACAATCCTTTTGAAAGATTTGAAACCAATCATGCAGGCAGTGCATAAAGTGAATCTTTCTACTATGGGCGCATGTGGCGACGTTGTGCGAAACGTGACTCAAGCTTTGAATCCCTGGGGAAATAAGGAACTTACACAATTAGATCCGATCGCTCAATTATTATCAGACCATTTTAAATATAAGAGTAATGCATACGCTGAACTATGGTTAGGTGAAAAACAGCTTAATAAAGAGGACGAGCCGGATCCTATTTATGGAACTACTTATCTTCCTAGAAAGTTCAAGATAGCAGTTACTCTTGCAGGAAATAACTCAGTCGATATTTACACTAACGATATGGGATTTGCAGCGACCTTAGATGCAAATGGAACGATAGACGGTTATTTCGCTTTTGCAGGTGGCGGGCTCGGAATGACTCACAATAAAGCTGAGACTTATCCTAGGGCGGCGGACTTACTTGGTTGGATCCCCGAAAAAGATCTGATTCCAGTTGCGGAAGGTATTGTAACTTCTCATAGAGATTTCGGAGATCGTACTAACCGTAAACATGCTCGTTTGAAATATGTTTTAGCGGAGAAGGGTGTGGAATGGTTCCGCTCCGAAGTAGAACGCAGATCCGGTGCAAAATTTGATATCGACCGTAAACTTCCTAAATGGGAAACTCCAAACTATCTTGGTTGGACAGAAAGAGCGGATGGAACTCTTGCATTAGGATTCCATACTCTTTCAGGAAGGATTAAAGACTTCCCTGAGAAGCCGTTAAAGACTGCTTTGAAAGATATTATCTCTACTTTTAAACTGAGTGTGCAGGTAACTGCAGATCAGGATTTAGTTTTGATGGGAATCAAAAAAGAAGATAAGGAAAAATTAGAATCTAAATTAAAAGATTATAATATTAATCCTGCTTCTCCTAAACCTTTGTATGATCGTGCGCTTGCCTGTCCTGCTCTTCCTACATGTGGATTAGCATTAACCGAATCCGAAAGAACCTTCCCTCAATTATTGGAATCCATTCAAAAAGTGATCGATAAGCTGGATTTAAACGATAGAGCCCCTATTGTAAGGATGACCGGATGTCCTAATGGATGTGCAAGACCTTATTCTGCGGAAATCGGAATCGTCGGCCAACAGGCAGGTGGAAAATACTCCTTATTCTTCGGAGGAAATCCGGAAGGAACTAAAGTAGGTGACTATGTTGCTAAAAAAGTTCCATTTGCAGACATTCCTGTCCAACTAGAGAAGGCATTTGAAGTTTGGAAAAAAGAAGGAAACCCCGATGAAAGATTCGGAGACTTTGCTGCTCGATATTCCTTGGATAAGTTCAGAGAATTATTAGGAGCGATGTAA
- a CDS encoding strictosidine synthase family protein: MFHRSLSNPAIRILIPSVLISLIFGIFILFGWAKTDPTDYDPDDIIRQEEKDILFISNAVNEKSTIEKPFGLAIDSRGAIYTGSSDGNIYKIKTDGQLELFAKTSGRALGIVFDGKENLVACVSGLGLAFYDSKGNENVLLREDSEGNALTNLYGLDIGSDGTVYFTEVSRKFSFEDSYLEELESKPNGRILSYNPKTQEVKTVLEDLYHPTGISLSSSEDFLVFGEKYRHRVSRFWLKGKKAGKDQFMITHLPGSPALISSDSERNFWIALSSPRHIAIDKIQNFPLLKKAIAALPFFFRPLEGELAYILSMNEEGDISISLMDNTSDKLGSITSALQYGSGVLLAGFSTQKVWKWKLESLEMFF; encoded by the coding sequence ATGTTCCATCGATCTCTTTCTAACCCAGCTATTAGGATACTAATTCCTTCCGTTCTTATATCTTTGATTTTCGGGATCTTTATTCTTTTCGGTTGGGCAAAAACAGATCCAACAGACTATGATCCAGATGATATCATCCGCCAAGAAGAAAAAGATATATTATTTATTTCTAATGCGGTAAATGAAAAATCTACTATTGAAAAACCTTTCGGTCTTGCAATAGATTCCAGAGGAGCCATTTATACCGGCTCATCGGATGGGAATATATACAAGATCAAGACTGATGGACAATTGGAATTATTCGCTAAAACCTCAGGACGAGCGTTAGGAATCGTATTTGATGGAAAAGAAAATTTAGTCGCCTGCGTTTCCGGACTGGGACTTGCGTTTTATGATTCTAAAGGAAACGAGAATGTACTTCTTCGAGAAGATTCGGAAGGAAATGCATTAACCAATCTTTATGGTCTAGACATCGGATCCGACGGAACAGTATACTTTACGGAAGTCAGTAGAAAGTTCTCCTTTGAAGACTCCTATTTGGAAGAGTTAGAGTCTAAACCGAATGGTAGAATTCTTTCGTACAATCCTAAAACCCAAGAAGTAAAAACAGTTTTAGAAGATCTATATCATCCAACCGGAATCAGTTTATCTTCTTCCGAGGATTTTTTAGTCTTTGGAGAAAAGTATAGACATCGTGTGTCTCGCTTTTGGTTAAAAGGGAAGAAGGCCGGAAAGGATCAGTTCATGATCACACATCTGCCTGGAAGCCCAGCCTTGATCAGTTCAGATTCTGAAAGAAATTTTTGGATCGCTTTATCTTCTCCCAGACATATTGCAATTGATAAAATACAGAATTTTCCTCTTTTGAAAAAGGCAATTGCTGCACTTCCATTCTTTTTTCGACCTTTAGAAGGAGAATTAGCTTATATTCTCTCGATGAATGAAGAAGGAGATATTAGTATTTCTTTAATGGATAATACTTCAGATAAATTGGGATCGATTACTTCTGCTTTGCAGTACGGTTCCGGAGTTTTACTCGCAGGATTTTCTACTCAAAAGGTATGGAAGTGGAAATTGGAAAGTTTGGAAATGTTTTTCTAA
- a CDS encoding peptidoglycan DD-metalloendopeptidase family protein, with the protein MPSFKRHLILLSALILLSLNEVHAVYDRLPLKSLEYSDTKIIRVREEIKYNLQISVSNLDQKDLVHLRFLVYKVGPKDTFFKIMARTGMDLDTLSSVNELASPQDIYPGMELLIPNMRGVYDSEEHSPDESTRKKVAARFRISPKFLYYDDLRKSWFVPGRGLPKEEKNFFYGLVFSDPLAEEGRVSSKFGRRKDPFTKKDTFHGGIDLAAEEGTPVYASADGEVSFSGTRGGYGSLIVLKHGLGYETKYGHLSKLLVAPGTKVKKGELIGKVGMSGRATGFHLHFEVLRNSLRQRPIFKGHV; encoded by the coding sequence ATGCCTTCCTTCAAAAGACATCTCATTTTGTTATCCGCACTTATACTACTCTCACTAAACGAGGTTCACGCGGTTTACGATCGCCTTCCATTAAAAAGTTTAGAATATTCGGACACGAAGATCATCCGAGTCCGAGAAGAGATAAAATATAATCTTCAAATTTCAGTTTCTAACTTGGACCAAAAAGATCTGGTTCATCTTAGATTCTTAGTCTACAAAGTTGGACCCAAGGATACTTTCTTTAAGATTATGGCCAGGACCGGAATGGACTTGGACACTCTTTCTTCCGTAAATGAACTTGCATCTCCGCAAGACATATATCCTGGAATGGAACTTTTGATTCCGAATATGAGAGGAGTTTACGACTCGGAAGAACATTCTCCCGACGAGTCCACTCGCAAAAAAGTTGCGGCCCGTTTTCGTATCTCTCCTAAATTCTTATACTATGATGACCTCAGAAAATCCTGGTTCGTTCCAGGAAGAGGATTACCTAAAGAAGAGAAAAACTTTTTTTACGGACTGGTATTTTCAGATCCATTAGCAGAAGAAGGAAGAGTAAGTTCCAAGTTTGGAAGAAGAAAGGATCCGTTCACTAAAAAGGATACTTTTCACGGTGGTATTGACCTGGCTGCGGAAGAAGGAACACCGGTGTATGCGTCTGCGGATGGAGAAGTTTCCTTTTCTGGTACAAGAGGCGGTTACGGAAGTTTAATCGTTTTAAAACATGGATTGGGTTACGAAACCAAATATGGGCATCTAAGTAAATTGTTGGTAGCGCCTGGCACAAAGGTCAAAAAAGGTGAGTTGATCGGAAAAGTTGGAATGAGCGGAAGAGCTACCGGATTTCATTTACATTTTGAAGTGTTAAGAAATAGTTTGAGACAGAGGCCCATTTTTAAGGGTCATGTCTAA